In Pseudochaenichthys georgianus unplaced genomic scaffold, fPseGeo1.2 scaffold_1328_arrow_ctg1, whole genome shotgun sequence, a genomic segment contains:
- the LOC117440913 gene encoding myocyte-specific enhancer factor 2C-like, with protein NQRVNSQSAQSLSSPSVSLSGQVMGGYPSSLSSPYGTEFSLSSDLSSLSGFGGSGLGSAWQQQQIQNMQHSALGHMGNLCQTSNLNLSSHPNLHIKSEPASPPRDRMLSALIGGGGAGVSSYSPPGDSASSCGSSFEGSEEREDHHVNFLLPPPNPEEHHSSPSGKRIRLSEGWAT; from the exons AACCAGAGGGTGAACTCGCAGTCGGCCCagtctctctcctccccctcCGTCTCTCTCTCCGGACAGGTGATGGGGGGGtacccctcctccctctcctcgcCGTACGGCACAG AGTTCTCCCTCAGCAGCgacctctcctccctctctgggTTCGGTGGCTCTGGTCTGGGATCAGcctggcagcagcagcagatccAGAACATGCAGCACTCCGCTCTGGGTCACATGGG GAACTTGTGTCAGACCTCCAACCTGAACCTCTCCTCTCACCCCAACCTCCACATTAAATCTGAGCCGGCCTCGCCCCCCCGGGACCGCATGCTGAGCGCTCTgattggaggaggaggagcgggCGTGTCCTCGTACTCTCCGCCCGGCGACAGCGCCTCGTCGTGCGGAAGCTCGTTCGAAGGCAGCGAAGAACGAGAAGATCATCACGTTAACTTCCTGTTGCCCCCCCCCAACCCCGAGGAGCACCACAGCAGCCCTTCAGGGAAACGCATTAGGCTCAGTGAGGGGTGGGCCacatga